A genomic segment from Ramlibacter agri encodes:
- a CDS encoding glycerate kinase type-2 family protein: MTAPDPRTAPRAFLEHLYRTAVHRALPLHNTAAFLPPPPKGRTLVLGAGKAGGAMAHAVEALWPADAPLSGLVVTRYHHTPPRPQGLPQRIEVVEASHPVPDAAGLQAAQRILALTQGLTPDDLVLCLISGGGSALLTLPAEGLTLEDKQRVNRALLESGANIAEMNCVRKHLSRIKGGRLAAACAPARVVTLTISDVPGDDPSIIASGPTVPDASTCADAVAILQRYAIEVPGAIMSLLEQGALETPKPGDPAFAGHQVHMIATPQQSLEAAAEAARAAGIEAHILSDEMEGESREVGKVHAALARAVAQRGAPFARPCVILSGGETTVTVRKEPEGTPRGRGGRAGEFCLGLAQALQGQAGVFALAADTDGIDGVEDNAGAFVAPDTLQRALAQGMKVDAYLARNDAYGYFSAIGDLVVTGPTHTNVNDFRAILVA; the protein is encoded by the coding sequence ATGACCGCGCCCGATCCCCGCACCGCGCCCCGCGCCTTCCTCGAACACCTCTACCGCACCGCAGTGCATCGGGCGCTGCCCCTGCACAACACGGCGGCCTTCCTGCCGCCGCCGCCCAAGGGCCGGACCCTCGTGCTCGGCGCCGGCAAGGCGGGCGGCGCGATGGCGCATGCGGTCGAAGCGCTGTGGCCCGCCGACGCGCCGCTGTCAGGCCTGGTTGTCACGCGCTACCACCACACGCCGCCGCGCCCGCAAGGCCTGCCGCAGCGCATCGAGGTGGTCGAAGCCTCGCATCCGGTGCCGGACGCCGCGGGCCTGCAGGCCGCGCAGCGCATCCTCGCCTTGACGCAAGGCCTGACGCCCGATGACCTGGTGCTGTGCCTCATCTCGGGCGGCGGCTCGGCCCTGCTGACCTTGCCGGCCGAAGGCCTGACGCTGGAGGACAAGCAGCGCGTCAACCGCGCGCTGCTGGAGTCGGGCGCCAACATCGCCGAGATGAACTGCGTGCGCAAGCACCTGTCGCGCATCAAGGGCGGCCGGCTCGCCGCCGCCTGCGCACCGGCCCGGGTGGTGACGCTCACCATCAGCGACGTGCCGGGTGACGACCCGTCCATCATCGCCAGCGGTCCCACGGTGCCGGACGCCAGCACCTGCGCCGATGCGGTGGCCATCCTGCAGCGCTACGCCATCGAAGTGCCGGGCGCCATCATGAGCCTGCTGGAACAGGGCGCGCTGGAAACGCCCAAGCCCGGCGACCCGGCCTTCGCCGGCCACCAGGTGCACATGATCGCGACGCCGCAGCAGTCGCTGGAAGCGGCGGCTGAGGCGGCGCGCGCCGCCGGCATCGAGGCGCACATCCTCAGCGACGAGATGGAAGGCGAGTCGCGCGAAGTCGGCAAGGTGCACGCGGCGCTGGCGCGCGCGGTGGCCCAGCGCGGCGCGCCTTTCGCGCGGCCCTGCGTGATCCTTTCCGGCGGCGAGACCACCGTCACCGTGCGCAAGGAGCCGGAAGGCACGCCGCGCGGCCGCGGCGGCCGCGCCGGCGAGTTCTGCCTGGGCCTGGCGCAGGCGCTGCAGGGCCAGGCCGGCGTGTTCGCGCTGGCGGCCGACACCGACGGCATCGACGGCGTGGAAGACAACGCGGGTGCCTTCGTCGCGCCGGACACCTTGCAGCGCGCCCTGGCGCAAGGGATGAAGGTCGACGCCTACCTGGCGCGCAACGATGCGTATGGCTATTTCAGTGCGATCGGCGACCTCGTCGTGACGGGGCCGACGCATACCAACGTCAACGACTTCCGGGCGATCCTGGTCGCCTGA
- a CDS encoding DUF4337 domain-containing protein: MENPVPETPQEGGSRLNTWVALSVAILSTVMGVSKVKDDNIVQAMQQAQADKNDHWAFYQARNLREEVAHAQVVQLQLQIADKPPAQRAPYEAALAEYQKIEADQAKKKEELRQQAAQDQKNYDALNFRDDQFDLADAGIAIAIAALAVASVTQTWWLFWLALVPGVFGTIMGIAGLAGWRLHPDWLTTLLS, encoded by the coding sequence ATGGAAAACCCGGTCCCCGAAACCCCGCAGGAAGGCGGCTCGCGCCTGAACACCTGGGTGGCCTTGTCGGTCGCCATCCTGAGCACCGTCATGGGCGTGTCCAAGGTGAAGGACGACAACATCGTCCAGGCGATGCAGCAGGCCCAGGCGGACAAGAACGACCATTGGGCCTTCTACCAGGCGCGCAACCTGCGCGAGGAAGTGGCGCACGCGCAGGTCGTGCAGTTGCAACTGCAGATCGCGGACAAGCCGCCCGCGCAGCGCGCACCCTACGAGGCCGCGCTGGCGGAGTACCAGAAGATCGAAGCCGACCAGGCGAAGAAGAAGGAAGAACTGCGCCAGCAGGCGGCGCAGGACCAGAAGAACTACGACGCGCTGAACTTCCGCGACGACCAGTTCGACCTGGCGGATGCCGGCATCGCGATCGCCATCGCCGCCCTGGCGGTGGCCTCGGTGACGCAGACCTGGTGGCTGTTCTGGCTGGCGCTGGTGCCGGGCGTGTTCGGCACGATCATGGGCATCGCGGGGCTGGCCGGGTGGAGGTTGCACCCGGACTGGCTGACGACGCTGCTTTCGTGA
- a CDS encoding LysR family transcriptional regulator, giving the protein MSSGPAASSEMQFFTELVRCGSLSAAARELQVSTPAVSKRLAQLEARLGVPLLHRTTRRLGVTAEGEIYLQHARRILAEIEAAESELRGTRAEPQGLLRVNATLGFGRMHVAPLIASFSKRHPQVEVQLQLSVNPPPLAEDAFDVCVRFGEPPDARVVARMLAPNRRLLCAAPGYLARQGAPKLPQELARHNIIGIRQGDEAYGVWKLQSGRRSETVKVRGNLSTNDGEIAVNWALAGHGILLRAEWDIARYLRSGRLRQVLAGWQAPAADIYAVYPQRHNATARVRAFVEHLAEHFAAARLDQA; this is encoded by the coding sequence ATGAGCAGTGGACCCGCCGCGTCGTCCGAGATGCAGTTCTTCACCGAGCTGGTGCGCTGCGGCAGCCTGTCGGCGGCGGCGCGCGAGCTGCAGGTCAGCACGCCCGCCGTCAGCAAGCGGCTCGCCCAGCTGGAAGCGCGCCTGGGCGTGCCCCTGCTCCACCGCACGACGCGCCGCCTGGGCGTGACGGCCGAAGGGGAGATCTACCTGCAGCACGCCCGCCGCATCCTGGCGGAGATCGAGGCCGCCGAAAGCGAGCTGCGCGGCACCCGGGCCGAGCCCCAGGGCCTGTTGCGCGTGAACGCCACGCTCGGCTTCGGCCGCATGCACGTGGCGCCGCTGATCGCCAGCTTCAGCAAGCGCCACCCGCAGGTGGAAGTGCAGCTGCAACTGTCGGTCAACCCGCCGCCGCTGGCCGAGGACGCCTTCGACGTCTGCGTGCGCTTCGGCGAGCCGCCGGACGCCCGCGTGGTCGCGCGGATGCTCGCCCCCAACCGCCGCCTGCTGTGCGCCGCGCCGGGCTACCTGGCCCGCCAGGGCGCGCCCAAGCTGCCGCAGGAGCTGGCGCGCCACAACATCATCGGCATCCGCCAGGGCGACGAGGCCTACGGCGTGTGGAAGCTGCAGTCGGGCCGCCGCAGCGAGACCGTCAAGGTGCGCGGCAACCTGAGCACCAACGACGGCGAGATCGCCGTGAACTGGGCGCTGGCCGGGCACGGCATCCTGCTGCGCGCCGAATGGGACATCGCGCGCTACCTGCGCAGCGGCCGGCTGCGGCAGGTGCTGGCCGGCTGGCAGGCGCCGGCGGCCGACATCTACGCGGTCTATCCGCAGCGGCACAACGCGACGGCGCGGGTGCGGGCCTTCGTCGAACACCTGGCGGAGCACTTCGCCGCGGCGCGGCTCGACCAGGCCTGA
- a CDS encoding tartrate dehydrogenase has product MKTYRIACIPGDGIGKEVVPAGQEVLEALAQSGSGFRFEFTSFGWGGDWYRAHGKMMPDDGLDALRGMDAILFGSAGDPHIPDHVTLWGLRLKICQGFDQYANVRPTRILPGIDAPLKRCGPKDLDWVIVRENSEGEYAGVGGRAHQGHPIEVATDVSMMTRAGVERIMRFAFKLAQSRPRKQLTVVTKSNAQRHAMVMWDEIALAVSQEFPDVKWDKELVDACTARMVNRPASLDTLVATNLHADILSDLAAALAGSLGIAPTGNIDPERRYPSMFEPIHGSAFDIMGQGLANPVGTFWSCVMLLEHLGEQEAARRLMQAVEEVTADPKLHTRDLGGSAKTAEVTAAVRHRLLNR; this is encoded by the coding sequence ATGAAGACATATCGCATCGCCTGCATCCCCGGCGACGGCATCGGCAAGGAAGTCGTGCCGGCCGGCCAGGAAGTGCTGGAGGCCCTGGCCCAGAGCGGCAGCGGCTTCCGTTTCGAGTTCACCAGCTTCGGCTGGGGCGGTGACTGGTACCGCGCGCACGGCAAGATGATGCCGGACGACGGCCTGGACGCACTGCGCGGCATGGACGCCATCCTGTTCGGATCGGCCGGCGACCCGCACATCCCCGACCACGTCACGCTCTGGGGCCTGCGCCTGAAGATCTGCCAGGGCTTCGACCAGTACGCCAACGTCCGGCCGACGCGCATCCTGCCCGGCATCGACGCGCCGCTGAAGCGCTGCGGCCCCAAGGACCTGGACTGGGTGATCGTGCGCGAGAACTCCGAAGGCGAATACGCCGGCGTCGGCGGCCGCGCCCACCAGGGCCACCCGATCGAGGTGGCCACCGACGTCAGCATGATGACCCGCGCCGGCGTCGAGCGCATCATGCGCTTCGCCTTCAAGCTGGCGCAGTCCCGCCCGCGCAAGCAGCTCACCGTCGTCACCAAGTCCAACGCCCAGCGCCACGCGATGGTGATGTGGGACGAGATCGCGCTGGCGGTCAGCCAGGAGTTCCCCGACGTCAAGTGGGACAAGGAACTGGTCGACGCCTGCACCGCGCGCATGGTGAACCGCCCCGCCTCGCTGGACACGCTGGTCGCGACCAACCTGCACGCGGACATCCTGAGCGACCTGGCCGCGGCGCTGGCCGGCAGCCTGGGCATCGCGCCCACCGGCAACATCGACCCCGAGCGCCGCTACCCCAGCATGTTCGAGCCCATCCACGGCTCGGCCTTCGACATCATGGGCCAGGGCCTCGCCAACCCGGTGGGCACCTTCTGGAGCTGCGTGATGCTGCTGGAGCACCTGGGCGAGCAGGAAGCCGCGCGCCGCCTGATGCAGGCCGTGGAGGAAGTCACTGCGGATCCCAAGCTGCACACCCGCGACCTCGGCGGCTCGGCGAAGACGGCCGAAGTCACGGCTGCGGTGCGCCACCGATTGCTGAACCGCTGA
- a CDS encoding tripartite tricarboxylate transporter substrate binding protein, with amino-acid sequence MKRFIPALALALLAPVAMAQQVTCPEKNVQYWQAFPPGGESDSSARHQQLVLHKKCPNIDTIVQYKSGAGGALMWTQMNQLPGDGLNVVGINLPHIVFQPIQGDVQYKTGDVTPVFWFHFTPDILVVNSKSPIKNFQDFVAAAKANPGKLSLAGSGQYSANHAAHERLDAAFGIKTLYVPFKGTGDLATSVMGGQVDGAMTYTPFAIVNKEKVRPLAVAMEHRHPLMPDVPTFKELGVDWVDGAYRGIGVPKSTPVAERKRLSDLWRALNNDPEMKDLAAKNGFELVNVGMEEMDGFMASKTRLYTEGAARMGLGKK; translated from the coding sequence ATGAAGCGTTTCATCCCCGCGCTCGCGCTGGCGCTGCTGGCGCCCGTCGCGATGGCCCAGCAGGTCACCTGCCCCGAGAAGAACGTGCAGTACTGGCAGGCCTTCCCGCCTGGCGGCGAGTCCGACTCCTCGGCGCGCCACCAGCAGCTGGTGCTGCACAAGAAGTGCCCGAACATCGACACCATCGTGCAGTACAAGTCGGGCGCGGGCGGCGCGCTGATGTGGACGCAGATGAACCAGCTGCCCGGCGACGGCCTCAACGTGGTCGGCATCAACCTGCCGCACATCGTGTTCCAGCCGATCCAGGGCGACGTGCAGTACAAGACCGGCGACGTCACGCCGGTGTTCTGGTTCCACTTCACGCCGGACATCCTGGTGGTCAACTCGAAGAGCCCGATCAAGAACTTCCAGGACTTCGTGGCGGCGGCCAAGGCCAACCCCGGCAAGCTCAGCCTGGCGGGCTCGGGCCAGTACTCGGCCAACCACGCCGCGCATGAGCGCCTCGACGCCGCCTTCGGCATCAAGACGCTGTACGTGCCCTTCAAGGGCACCGGCGACCTCGCCACCAGCGTGATGGGCGGCCAGGTCGACGGCGCGATGACGTACACACCCTTCGCCATCGTCAACAAGGAGAAGGTGCGGCCGCTCGCCGTGGCCATGGAGCACCGCCATCCGCTGATGCCCGACGTGCCCACCTTCAAGGAGCTGGGCGTCGACTGGGTCGACGGCGCCTACCGCGGCATCGGCGTGCCCAAGTCCACGCCGGTGGCCGAGCGCAAGCGGCTGTCGGACCTCTGGCGCGCGCTCAACAACGATCCGGAGATGAAGGACCTCGCGGCCAAGAACGGTTTCGAACTCGTCAACGTAGGCATGGAAGAGATGGATGGCTTCATGGCCAGCAAAACCAGGCTCTACACCGAAGGCGCGGCGCGCATGGGCCTGGGCAAGAAGTAG